The window CCCACTTCCGACATTTTAATGGTGCTTAATTATCGGCAAGCCACTTTTGGCGGCTaccactaatggtccactaaaTAATCGACGAGCAAAACTACAGCGTTCCGCTCAAAATGTCTATATAGGTAAATTGAAATTCTGCTATAGCATGTTTCCTGGGAAAGCTTCTTCAAAAAACAATTGGCTGCAAACTTAAACATAACAGCAATGACCTATTTCGCTTATAGGTACCTTTAAGTTAAGAATGTTTATGTCTTGTTTCCAAGCTtcaaaatatttggaaaaaagcAAGGTActgttcaaaatttttagtgTCTGCATATTCAAACAACTTCTTCTTATCAAATTGATAGTGTCTggacataaaacataaaataaaacaaataatgaacaaaaatttaatagcaaATGTAAACATCTGACAAAAATGCTTTCTCTGAACGAAAACAACTTtccaaaataccaaaaaaactggaaaaataactttttaatgaatctTAAAAGCTCTTTCATATGTCAATCATTGGTTTCGAAAAGGACATTATAGCTGATAGAATTAGAAGCAGCATTTGTTGGCGTTAAAATAGCACGTTTTGCATAATCGGATTCTTCTGCgctattaaaaaacttttacacaaTCAATCAATTATCACTGAGAAAGCATTGCTCAGCTAATTCAGTACACCCTCGCAAAGGATCTTTTGGCTTGATAGGTAATGCTCTACTTCCAAGCTTTAAAAGCCATTGAGAAAACTCCTCATCTACTATCTGAACCCTTATATTTACAGTTAATGAGAACCTTTGCATATATTGCcaatattcaaaacaatttatacaTGATTCTATACCTTCTGCTGGTTGACCTCGCTTCACAACTGGAAGTATTGTTTAAAGTCTCCTcccataaaaataactttaccaTCAAAAGGAaacatattattacaaatatcttGCAATAACTTATCAATCGCACTTAAAGCATATTTGGGTAGCCTAGACGCTTcatcaagtaaataaaaacttacttgtCTCAGGAATCTACCATGAATAGAATTTGGAGTTACATTATATGTGCTAGTTTCCAATATTGGAACAGGAAGTTTGAATGAGCCATGCAATGTGcacccatttttaaaaagaattgcaGCTATTCCAGTCCATGCAACTGTTGCAGTTCTAATGTGTCTGCTCCATGTTTCAgcaattaaataattgtaagaAAACGTTTTACCACAAACGGCAGGCCCATCCATAAAGAACAATCTTGAAtgcttattttcattagtaGGTGCAGCAAGGATCACATCAGCTCCACTACACTGATTATCATTCAATAACGGTCTAACTCGGTTTGCTTCATCAATAAACACCTGAACATCTTCATTATCATTTTCTGGAACATTATCTAAAGTAGGCAAATTATAGTCAGCTAAAGTTTTGCGACTCTGATtaattataaattcaatttgaCGAAGAGCTGCCTGTTCAGCATGTACGACTAGCATTGAATGGTGTATGAAATCCTTCATCGTATAATCTTTAAATGTATTCTAAAGGTGTATATGATCATCAGGTTCacataaagttaatataatGGAAAACAGCAGTCTAATTTGTTTAGACATCCGAGTTGCTACAGCTTCAGTTAAAGTATTTCTCAATGTCATCTTACAATAAACCTAAATGATAACATActccacaaaatattttaaaaacagtctCATAAACAGTACGCAAATCCTCAAAAGACATTGCAccttttacataaaaaagtaacaatttaagaaaaaataattcgtAAGTTGAACTGACTTTATGCAATCGACCAATCACCTTACCACTACCTCTTTATCTTCTTTTCCACttgcaatttttacaaaaaacaaaggGATATGGAATTTCAACATAAGAATACTAACGTGCTTCTTTATTTTTCAGTATTTAACTTAAACCAAGCGGTTAGACGAGTGTCACGCTGTGCTGCATGATCTATAGCTACTTATTCTTCtccttcatttaaaaaatatactttctgATTATTAGGAAAGTGTACTTAAAGGCGTTTAATAGTATCTGACTTATCAATTATGGAATACTCATATATTTACCAATAAGCCTCTGGTGCAGAAACAAAGCGACAGtctaaatatgtattatttTCATCATGGTCAAGATTTTCATTAACTAACACTTGAGCACAATTATGCCccttatagatatatatgtataaatacttTACTGACTTAATAGACATGCAAGCTTAAACATTAATGTGTGcttaaagtatttttgataaCCAGAGGTTATAGGGTACAACATATCAATTATCAACTTGGTTACCTTTTATAATGACTACTCTACCATTATCTAAACGCCTGCAGTGAGGATAACCATTGAATGTTGCAACAGTGCGAGGATTTTGGATGGAAAATCCTACATGGTCCATGAATAAtacgtttttttacaatttcaaaaagttcaggaCCAACGGTTTGATCGGAAATTTCAGTTGATATTAAACTATCAAAATCCTCTGCTGTTTCTAGTTTATCATCATTTACAAAGTGCaatataatatgtattttttttttgtaaatttatttgccttcattaaaaaaaatacgattACAGATTagcttttgttacaaatttaatcggcaggacttccagaagatcacaTGATTTTATCATGAACCCTttacaatatcaaatataataataaaaacaataaaatcaaactaaccaataaaaataaatcaatataaactatatataactgtgcatttaaaatataaatatactggataaatatatgaaataaaagaactaaaacaagaaaaaatattttcggctgaaaagataacttctttaaatttttgtttaaaaaatgtaaagtccatttcaaagataaattaaaatttggcaaaactattttattccataaataaggaccgcgataagaaataattagttgttcaaatttagtttgCCAGAAAGGTCCTTGTAGATTTTTTCCATTGCAAAGATTGTACTTGTTTATGGGTTTTACATTATAAAGCAATTGTTTAGATAgttacccagctagcacaccTACATTGATGAAACGTTAGAATAATGTTGTGCGTTGCGTTGGCCCAACATCGAccgccaacgttgtttttatatcattttggttACAAATGCGACATCATCAACAACCAAAAAACAACGTTGACCCACGTTGTAATTTAATTCGGCATAgtgtgatattttattttgattcagCGGTGCATTTTACCTTAGCaaaacgttatattttaactttattcaacgttataattaatgttttctcaacgttatattttacatttatcggaattaaattttttttttttatattttagtgtatatatatatatatgcacattaaatatcatatatttatacgcatataaaactgtatatatgtacttatatattatactttattcggcacttttttgaaattaacatGGTTTCGTGTCTCAGATAAGTTGccttgtaaacatttatttggGTTTTCTTTATGCCAGTGTTCATTACCATAAATAACTAaactatctaaaaaaaagtatggaGATAAACTGTAACTATCTGGCAATGAATCCCAACTAACTCCtttcatattttgaaaaattggtaCCATATGCTTGCATGACATCAATGTTATTTTCCATTCCATACATTGACAGTCAGGAAACTTAACATCTTGACCTCAAATAgtgataataaaacttttatcacCTGTAAAGCTTTTTACCCTGAAATTAGTtgacttttgcaatttttgtcaATAgaaattttaaggtttttacaGCTCTTTACAAGAACAATCTTTTCTATACAGCGTCTTGTTAATTTTTCAGGTTTATTTAAAAGCCAATTTTGAAGTTTGCAATTGAAGAGTCTGTACTCTGCACAGCGACAAATATTAGTTTCTACATACcttgaataataaaactatagaTGTTATTTGTTGGGATCCTACCTTTGTCTCACTTTATTTCAAAtgatagataaaaaaaatttccctattaaataagaaaagaaaaaaggattaaatatctgtgtgtatacatataaaaacataaaaaccatgttttaataaatcatagatttttgTTAATCAATCAACATTTATAACTCATAACCTTTTAAATGTTTGTACTAAAATTTTACTATCATTGagacatcttttttttgttgctaaaagCTTACCTGTTGTGTATCTCAGGAATAAATTGCCAAAACTGCCACCATTCCACTTAACAAGTTATTCTTATActgatttaaaaattcatatttaaaatctCTATTCTTGCACTCAACTTCATCGTTTGTATTTACAACGATCTCTAGTATTACACTTTTCAATGCTTTCACCCAGCGCTGTACAAAAGCGAATAGTGTGTCTTTGCTTAAACCATTGGATACCAATGTTAGATTCTGAGTGCAGAGTACACTATTGGAAAATGGTTATGTTGTACAATGGttattattcataaataataaGATCCTACCTTCTTCTCAGGCAACCATGTGTTTTGTAtgtgtttttgtaatttaaggCCATTTTTAGAGTCTCTTATTGGATCCTTGTGTAGAGTTTGTTTCGCAATGTCAATGTCTTCCTGTGTTTCAGAAGCAGCAACTCGTCTAAGTAAGCAAAGAGCAGTATGCTTGACTGATCTTATCCCATTTGCATTAGAAGATAACCATTTTTACCCACGCTTGCTCACGGTAAAAATCACAGAAAGTCATAAAACAACCTTAAAAACCAACTGATTATTAAGCTctcatataaaataattaatttattacatactTTTACTGAgaaattgtgttttaaaaaaaatatatatatatttttttaatttgaggtgccccaagaagtcctaacggtcttgtcacagagcaccgcggaagtgcatttaaccagaaagttcacgcctccttccttaccgtgacgcgaaaatatgcccaaagctcgtttcgaacctggatctcctgcatATAAAGCAAGTGTTCTAACCACAGCGCCACAGCCGCACACAAATAGAGAAGACTATGCACCCTTGATTGGGTAAAGGGATTAAATGTGCAAATTAAATaagcattatattttatttgtaaaaagatattgaataagatttaaaaaacataaaaagataGGTTGcgatttcattaatttaaaatatttattcaccACTAAATTACTTTGcggttgttttattttaaatatcatattgTACTGCATgcatttttctagttttatctaacaatttatcaaattaattaaacaattaaagttctaattataaattttaattatagtaacaaatataataattatataatggTTTTATAATGAGATTATATATCATAATTTCaagatcaatatttttttattgaataacaaATATTGCAATTCGTGATAAAAGCAGAGTTtacggttttttaaaaactaaaattttcaaggatCAGAAGCATTTCCAGATATCACCTAATTATAATGTTGAAGATGATAAGGGTGGatgtgatgatgatgacaatgatgatgatgatgatgatgatgatgatgatgatgatgatgatgatgatgatgatgatgatgatgatgatgatgatggtgatgatgatgatgattgaGTTAGAAGTATTCATAACTAACTAACCTTTAAAAGCGTTTTCTATTGATTATATTTCCGCCTCGCAGTTGTCAGTCATAAAACACTTACGGTTCCATTCTGGATTTCACTCGCttatttttgtaactgcttctgttattttttttttttttttttttttagtattgtatttgccgattgaaaataatttacactcgtaatttataaaaacaaatatttacatgactggggcttgaagaagacaaaattcatcttatcattaagccccccccaaaaaaatgcatattcatcaaataaaatgttttaacaaaatgcTTTTAACAAAATGCAAAATTGCTTCTGTTGTTTCGTCTTGTACTGCAAAGGATACTATAACTTAATAGCCATTGTTAGTTTTTACAACAACAAAGAAAAGTGGAATTGATTATTGAGTTGAATCATAAGTGGCATCTAGAAGACATATATGATTACcatatttatgaaaaagttctttttgattttttgtcaGGTgaatataaagaagtttttgttttgtggGAAGTGTGTTAACCTAAATATAAATGGAAGTTCAAAAAGAAATCagattaactaaaaaaatgtgtatGAAAATATGAATCGTGTGGGTAATATTTttcgatattttaaaaatatttgttaatttcataagacaattttttaagctctttttttacataaatgaaaattctgttttttacagagttaaaatgcatttaatttttttttattttttatcttttaactttaatgttttctcaaatgtttcttaaatgtttattaatgttttctcaaatttcaatgttttctcAAATGAATTTTAACTTCAACACCATGCCAAATGATCAAATggatataaaaaattcaattgaaaCCACAAAGCTACCATTTAGAAGaggaaattataaaaaattcacaaaGATTTTGAATAAACATAATTGGAGCAAggaattcaaaaatttagacgtcaatcaaagttatttaaagatCATTAATATTTACGAAAAGGGTTGCGATGAATGTTTACCTAAATTAAAATCGAACACAATAAATATCAGAAGCAATAAAAGATCTTAATGGATGAATGCACAACTTAAGCACGAAATAAAACTGAAGAGAAACCTTTGGTATTGTTACAAAAtatcagattttaaaaataaagaactaaatcaaaaatataaagaaaaaaatgaaagagttaaaaatcTAGTTAAAAGTAGCATAATAGCATacgaaaagaaaattgtagTAGAATCAAAacaaaacccaaaaaaaatt is drawn from Hydra vulgaris chromosome 07, alternate assembly HydraT2T_AEP and contains these coding sequences:
- the LOC136082548 gene encoding uncharacterized protein LOC136082548, whose translation is MKDFIHHSMLVVHAEQAALRQIEFIINQSRKTLADYNLPTLDNVPENDNEDVQVFIDEANRVRPLLNDNQCSGADVILAAPTNENKHSRLFFMDGPAVCGKTFSYNYLIAETWSRHIRTATVAWTGIAAILFKNGCTLHGSFKLPVPILETSTYNVTPNSIHGRFLRQVSFYLLDEASRLPKYALSAIDKLLQDICNNMFPFDVVKRGQPAEGIESCINCFEYWQYMQRFSLTVNIRVQIVDEEFSQWLLKLGSRALPIKPKDPLRGCTELAEQCFLSDN